A single region of the Acidobacteriota bacterium genome encodes:
- a CDS encoding SLC13 family permease, translating into MTLEIAFMLVLIAVALVVFSLEIFPIEVTAVGLLGVLLVSGTLTVEQAVSGFSNKAVITIAAMFVLSHALVKTGILEVAADRLSRQVGTRKWLGMCIFLGVAGILSGFLNNTAVVAVFIPLAISLCRRFHLSPSKALIPLSFASMAGGTLTLVGTSTNLIVSSVAEKAGQPAFGMFEFFPLGILLLGAGLIYVCLLARRLLPARSTPVSLAGNYHMGAYLTEVRVQEKSKLAGKSCLEVGMNKTYDITVLSILRDGQHVAQNIRNERLGVGDILIVRGTVDNIFRLRRELGLALLSDVKLNDRELAREGQIMAEGLVTRTSTLIGKTLRDADFRQHYRAFVLAVRRHGEIMRDKLAYIPLRFSDTLLMLAAPDRLDELRRSEDLIIISQVDLHIRRGRLWWLVLALIPVMVLLAAVGTMEILKGAFLAVVLLLFLAILSPQETYRSIDWSVVVLIASLIPVGEAMIKTGTAGYIADQILIVVSFFEGSDIAPYVGVALIYLVTCGLTQVVSNAATAVLMPPVALSLAAALGADARPFLMATCFAASSAFLTPMGYQTNLMVYAPGNYRFLDFTRFGGPLSLLFWVMATLLIPRFWPF; encoded by the coding sequence ATGACGCTCGAGATTGCCTTCATGCTGGTGTTGATCGCGGTGGCGCTGGTGGTGTTCTCGCTGGAAATCTTTCCCATCGAGGTGACCGCGGTCGGTCTGTTGGGCGTTCTCCTGGTGTCCGGAACCCTCACTGTGGAGCAGGCCGTTTCGGGGTTCAGCAACAAGGCGGTGATCACGATTGCCGCCATGTTCGTCCTGAGTCACGCCCTGGTGAAGACCGGTATTCTGGAGGTGGCCGCCGATCGTCTCAGTCGGCAGGTAGGGACCCGGAAATGGCTGGGAATGTGCATTTTCCTGGGGGTCGCCGGCATTCTCTCCGGCTTTCTGAACAACACCGCTGTGGTTGCGGTCTTCATTCCCTTGGCCATCAGCCTGTGCCGGCGCTTTCACCTGAGTCCCAGCAAAGCCCTGATCCCCCTCTCCTTCGCCAGTATGGCCGGAGGAACCCTGACCCTGGTGGGGACGTCCACCAATCTGATCGTCAGTTCTGTCGCGGAAAAAGCCGGCCAGCCTGCTTTCGGAATGTTCGAGTTTTTCCCTTTGGGGATCCTGTTGCTGGGTGCCGGACTGATCTACGTCTGCCTTCTCGCCCGGCGTCTTCTGCCCGCCCGCTCCACTCCCGTCTCCCTGGCCGGGAACTACCACATGGGCGCGTACCTGACCGAAGTCCGGGTCCAGGAAAAGTCGAAGCTCGCCGGAAAGAGCTGCCTTGAAGTCGGCATGAACAAGACCTACGACATCACCGTCCTCTCGATCCTGAGAGATGGCCAGCATGTTGCCCAAAACATTCGAAACGAGCGTCTCGGCGTCGGCGACATCCTCATCGTCCGCGGGACCGTCGACAACATCTTCAGGCTGCGAAGGGAATTGGGCCTGGCGCTCCTTTCGGACGTGAAGCTCAACGACCGGGAACTGGCCCGCGAGGGCCAGATCATGGCGGAGGGACTGGTCACCCGCACCAGTACCCTCATCGGCAAGACCCTGAGGGATGCCGACTTTCGCCAGCACTATCGGGCTTTCGTGCTGGCTGTCCGTCGCCATGGGGAGATCATGCGGGACAAGCTGGCGTATATTCCGTTGCGTTTTTCGGACACGCTGCTGATGCTGGCGGCCCCCGATCGCCTCGACGAACTCAGGCGGTCCGAGGACCTCATCATCATCTCCCAGGTCGATCTCCACATCAGAAGAGGGCGCCTTTGGTGGCTGGTCCTGGCTTTGATTCCGGTTATGGTGCTCCTGGCCGCCGTGGGCACCATGGAGATTCTGAAGGGTGCGTTTCTGGCGGTGGTGCTACTCCTTTTTCTCGCCATTCTCTCCCCGCAGGAGACCTACCGCTCCATCGACTGGTCGGTAGTCGTCCTGATCGCGTCGTTGATCCCCGTGGGGGAAGCCATGATCAAGACCGGCACGGCCGGCTACATCGCCGATCAGATATTGATTGTGGTCTCTTTCTTCGAGGGGTCGGACATCGCTCCATATGTCGGAGTGGCGCTGATCTACCTGGTCACCTGCGGCCTGACTCAGGTGGTGTCCAATGCGGCCACCGCCGTCCTGATGCCGCCGGTGGCCCTGAGCCTGGCTGCCGCCCTGGGCGCGGACGCGAGGCCCTTTCTGATGGCGACCTGCTTCGCCGCGTCGTCGGCGTTCCTCACTCCCATGGGCTACCAGACCA
- a CDS encoding AMP-binding protein → MRSSAAERVRSGDLVALGVEPPEARRLSAGVNRLLGTCSAAECWRRVSSGLLSPAHPFPVHQLLHRTVCGNEPDAGPAPIFVPAPESIRETNLARIQEQLGLKSYAELHSWTVEDRSAFWDLMIRHLGIRFRTAPVKTLDSTPGAENVRWLPGARLNIAESCFGRGSDPAIVCHREGAPVSSLTRKELDSLSNRVANALPRLGVHRGDTVAIDMPMNVEAVAIYLGVIKAGCVALTIAESFSAPEVRTRLRVGEARALFTQDRILRGSRELPLYPRMLEAGAPVAVVVPVQGRLSEPLREGDLSWDDFLSDEEAFRAVACDPDDAINILFSSGTTGDPKAIPFTHLTPIKCAADGCLHQDIREGDVVAWPTSLGWMMGPWLIYASLINGATIALFDGIPTSREFCEFVQDARVNVLGVVPTLVGAWRAGSCVEGLDWSSVRVFTSTGECSNPDDMHYLTSRAGYRPVVEYCGGTEIGGAYITGTVVQPSVASAFSTAALGMSLTIRDRRGVESDQGEIFIVPPSIGLSTRLLNRDHHREYFAGTPQGPGGVPLRRHGDRMERLGNGYYRAQGRMDDTMNLGGIKVGSAEIERVLNRVPGIGETAAVAVSPPGGGATRLVVYVVPATPEPDFDEEGLLGIFQQAVADRLNPLFRLHDVRVVHQMPRTASNKILRRQLRSRYSRWDA, encoded by the coding sequence GTGAGAAGCTCCGCCGCCGAACGGGTACGCAGCGGCGATCTCGTCGCCCTTGGAGTGGAGCCTCCGGAAGCGCGGCGGCTCTCGGCGGGAGTGAACCGTCTGTTGGGGACTTGCTCCGCCGCCGAATGCTGGCGAAGAGTGAGCAGCGGTCTTCTGAGTCCGGCCCATCCGTTCCCGGTCCACCAACTGCTGCACCGGACCGTGTGCGGCAACGAGCCCGATGCGGGCCCCGCGCCCATATTCGTTCCGGCGCCGGAATCCATCCGGGAAACGAACCTGGCGCGAATCCAAGAGCAACTGGGTCTGAAGTCGTATGCCGAACTCCACTCCTGGACCGTAGAGGACCGCTCCGCGTTCTGGGATTTGATGATCCGGCACCTGGGGATCCGGTTCCGGACTGCGCCGGTCAAGACGCTGGATTCGACACCGGGCGCGGAAAACGTGAGATGGCTGCCCGGCGCCCGGCTGAACATCGCCGAGAGCTGTTTCGGCCGCGGATCGGACCCGGCCATCGTTTGTCACAGGGAGGGAGCGCCGGTTTCCAGTCTGACCCGGAAGGAGCTGGACTCCCTTTCGAACCGCGTCGCCAACGCGCTGCCCCGCCTGGGAGTGCACCGGGGCGACACGGTTGCCATCGACATGCCCATGAACGTCGAAGCCGTGGCCATCTACCTGGGTGTCATCAAGGCGGGTTGCGTGGCGCTGACCATAGCCGAAAGCTTTTCCGCGCCGGAGGTCCGGACCCGGCTCAGAGTCGGAGAAGCCAGGGCCCTCTTCACCCAGGACCGGATTCTTCGCGGTTCCCGGGAGCTGCCCCTTTACCCCAGGATGTTGGAGGCCGGCGCTCCGGTGGCGGTGGTGGTGCCGGTGCAGGGACGCCTCTCCGAACCGCTCCGGGAAGGAGACCTGTCATGGGACGATTTCCTGAGTGATGAGGAGGCTTTCCGGGCGGTGGCGTGTGATCCCGATGACGCCATCAACATTCTCTTCTCCTCGGGGACCACGGGCGATCCCAAGGCCATTCCTTTCACCCACCTGACCCCCATCAAGTGCGCCGCCGACGGATGCCTGCACCAGGACATTCGGGAGGGAGACGTGGTGGCATGGCCGACGAGCCTGGGATGGATGATGGGACCCTGGTTGATCTATGCTTCGCTCATCAATGGAGCCACCATCGCGCTGTTCGACGGAATTCCCACATCCAGGGAATTCTGCGAGTTCGTGCAGGATGCGAGGGTGAACGTCCTGGGGGTCGTGCCCACTCTGGTCGGGGCCTGGCGGGCCGGAAGCTGCGTGGAAGGACTCGACTGGTCCTCGGTCAGGGTCTTCACCTCTACCGGAGAATGCTCGAATCCCGACGACATGCACTATCTGACCTCCCGGGCCGGATACCGGCCGGTAGTCGAATACTGCGGCGGAACCGAGATCGGCGGCGCCTACATCACCGGCACCGTGGTGCAACCTTCTGTCGCCTCAGCCTTCTCGACGGCGGCTCTGGGGATGAGTCTGACCATTCGGGATCGGCGTGGGGTCGAGTCCGACCAAGGGGAGATCTTCATCGTTCCGCCGTCGATCGGCCTCTCCACTCGCCTCTTGAACCGGGACCACCACCGGGAGTATTTCGCCGGAACGCCCCAGGGGCCGGGAGGGGTCCCGCTGCGCCGGCATGGAGATCGGATGGAGCGGCTCGGCAACGGTTACTACCGGGCTCAGGGACGGATGGACGACACCATGAACCTGGGCGGCATCAAGGTGGGGTCGGCAGAGATCGAACGAGTCTTGAACCGGGTTCCGGGGATCGGCGAGACGGCGGCGGTGGCGGTCTCTCCTCCCGGCGGAGGCGCGACCCGGCTGGTGGTCTACGTCGTCCCGGCGACGCCGGAACCGGATTTCGACGAGGAGGGACTCCTGGGGATCTTTCAACAGGCGGTCGCGGACCGGCTCAACCCCCTGTTCCGTTTGCACGACGTGCGGGTGGTCCACCAGATGCCCCGCACTGCCTCCAACAAGATCCTGCGTCGGCAGTTGCGTTCCCGGTATTCGAGGTGGGACGCATGA
- a CDS encoding ABC transporter ATP-binding protein — protein MIRAHQVSKVYKSYPGPFALLRELSSGRSSHRQFAALKSVSFQVRRGESFGIVGNNGAGKTTLLKILAGTCAPTRGDVRVQGRVAALLELGVGFDPEFTGRRNLYFGGALAGFSREEIARRESGIIEFSGLGDEIDRPLKTYSAGMMLRLAFSLATSFEPDVLIVDEVLAVGDGEFQSRCLNRIQGLRDRGCTAVLCSHALHQIESFCSRALWLHRGQVQAMGSSREVLGRYRDFCRTGSREWDPVRAREAGSRKICWIEDVKLQRPRTGPFRTGESLELDVSARFLPEFRGTPGLGVAVVRDDGVVVYVTSTVFDGIPLREAGPGDYRARVVFPRMALLEGRYYFNVVATDTDGLQSYDLAEKKEPFSVTRSGSDAGLVRLKVEWGPGEKRGRSKPAREKRRSEE, from the coding sequence GTGATCCGGGCCCATCAGGTCAGCAAGGTCTACAAGTCCTATCCCGGTCCATTTGCCCTGTTGCGGGAGCTCAGTTCCGGGAGATCTTCCCATCGGCAATTCGCGGCCCTGAAATCGGTCAGCTTTCAAGTCCGGCGCGGCGAAAGTTTCGGCATCGTCGGCAACAACGGGGCGGGGAAGACGACGCTGCTCAAGATCTTGGCCGGGACCTGCGCTCCCACCCGCGGAGATGTCCGGGTCCAGGGCCGGGTGGCGGCGCTTCTGGAATTGGGCGTCGGTTTCGATCCGGAGTTCACGGGAAGGCGCAACCTTTACTTCGGGGGCGCGCTGGCCGGTTTTTCCAGAGAGGAGATCGCCCGCCGCGAGTCCGGGATCATCGAATTCAGTGGCCTTGGCGACGAGATCGATCGGCCGCTCAAGACCTACTCCGCGGGCATGATGTTGCGGCTTGCCTTCTCCCTGGCGACCAGTTTCGAGCCGGATGTCCTGATCGTGGACGAGGTCCTGGCCGTGGGAGACGGCGAGTTCCAGAGCAGGTGCCTGAATCGAATCCAGGGCCTTCGGGATCGAGGCTGCACCGCCGTCCTGTGCTCCCACGCTCTCCATCAGATCGAGAGCTTCTGCTCCAGAGCCCTGTGGCTGCATCGGGGGCAGGTCCAAGCCATGGGTTCAAGCCGCGAAGTGTTGGGGCGATACCGTGATTTCTGCCGGACCGGGAGCCGGGAGTGGGATCCGGTCCGGGCCCGGGAGGCCGGTTCTCGAAAGATCTGCTGGATCGAGGATGTCAAGCTCCAACGCCCCCGGACCGGACCCTTCCGGACCGGCGAGAGCCTGGAGTTGGACGTGTCGGCCCGCTTTCTCCCCGAGTTTCGCGGAACTCCCGGCCTGGGGGTCGCCGTGGTGCGGGACGACGGGGTTGTCGTCTACGTCACCAGCACCGTCTTCGACGGGATCCCGCTCCGGGAGGCCGGTCCCGGCGACTACCGTGCCCGGGTGGTCTTTCCCCGCATGGCGCTGTTGGAAGGCCGGTACTACTTCAATGTCGTGGCCACCGACACCGACGGTCTCCAGTCCTACGACCTGGCCGAAAAGAAGGAACCCTTCTCCGTGACCCGCAGTGGTTCCGATGCGGGTCTTGTGCGGCTGAAAGTGGAATGGGGGCCGGGAGAGAAAAGAGGGAGAAGCAAGCCGGCAAGAGAGAAGCGGAGGAGTGAGGAGTGA
- a CDS encoding PQQ-like beta-propeller repeat protein, with translation MRGSFACAPRWLFPLLLGLQVHLPLPAGTGGEDWPRFLGPRGDASSSETGLLEGWSEEGPPLVWERSLGRSFSPPVTSAGRIVVFHRIRGQEVVECLEAGTGRPIWKQGYPTRYRDRYGYNNGPRSSPAIDGDRVYTFGAEGKLTCLEFATGRILWQRWINQDYRVPQNFFGVGSAPVVEGNRILVNAGGDGAGVLAVDKRSGETIWKTGDDEASYSTPAVVDLDGRRVAMFLTRSGFLAVDAADGRELYRYPFRSRSYESVNAATPVVVGDHVFLSATYNTGAVLLELGSQGPTEVWRDRMAMQNHWATSLYRDGYLYGVDGRHEGQANLRCIEFLTGTVRWKSPRELGRSSFVLAEGRLILLGERGDLALVELSPDSYREKARARVLTYPCWAPPVLSHGLLYLRNEIRLICLDLRKK, from the coding sequence ATGCGCGGATCTTTCGCTTGCGCGCCCCGGTGGCTCTTCCCGCTCCTGCTGGGACTTCAGGTTCACCTGCCGCTGCCGGCCGGGACGGGAGGAGAGGATTGGCCCCGGTTCCTGGGGCCGCGTGGAGACGCCAGCTCAAGCGAGACCGGTTTGCTGGAGGGCTGGTCCGAAGAGGGTCCGCCGCTGGTTTGGGAACGGAGCCTGGGCCGGTCGTTCAGTCCGCCGGTGACCTCTGCCGGCCGGATCGTCGTATTTCACCGCATTCGGGGCCAGGAGGTGGTCGAGTGTCTGGAAGCCGGGACGGGGCGTCCTATCTGGAAGCAGGGGTATCCCACTCGCTACCGGGATCGTTACGGTTACAACAACGGCCCCCGATCCTCCCCGGCCATCGACGGAGACCGTGTCTACACCTTCGGGGCCGAGGGAAAACTCACCTGTCTGGAATTCGCCACGGGCCGAATCCTCTGGCAACGGTGGATCAACCAAGACTACCGTGTCCCGCAGAACTTTTTCGGTGTCGGTTCGGCTCCCGTCGTGGAAGGGAATCGAATCCTGGTGAACGCGGGCGGCGACGGCGCGGGTGTCCTGGCGGTGGACAAGCGCTCGGGTGAGACCATCTGGAAGACCGGCGATGACGAGGCGAGCTACTCGACGCCGGCCGTCGTCGACCTGGACGGACGGCGAGTCGCCATGTTTCTGACCCGGTCGGGCTTTCTGGCCGTGGACGCGGCGGACGGCCGGGAACTGTACCGCTATCCGTTCCGCTCCCGCAGCTATGAATCGGTCAATGCCGCCACGCCCGTCGTGGTGGGCGACCACGTCTTTCTCTCGGCGACCTACAATACGGGAGCCGTTCTGCTGGAGTTGGGATCGCAGGGTCCGACGGAAGTCTGGCGAGACCGGATGGCGATGCAGAACCACTGGGCCACGAGTCTCTACCGGGACGGATACCTGTATGGCGTGGACGGCCGGCACGAGGGACAGGCCAACCTGCGTTGCATCGAATTCCTGACGGGTACGGTTCGCTGGAAATCACCTCGGGAGCTGGGGCGGTCCAGTTTTGTCCTGGCCGAGGGACGGCTCATCCTCCTGGGGGAGCGGGGCGACCTGGCTCTGGTGGAACTGAGCCCGGACTCGTATCGGGAGAAGGCGCGCGCCCGGGTTCTCACCTACCCCTGCTGGGCTCCACCGGTTCTTTCCCACGGACTTCTCTATCTGCGCAACGAAATCCGTCTGATCTGCCTGGATCTCCGGAAAAAGTGA
- a CDS encoding isocitrate lyase/phosphoenolpyruvate mutase family protein, protein MTTTEQRGKARALRELHSDQEVLVLPNVWDPIGARILAAKGYPAVATASAAVSSALGFEDGEKIRRQTMLEIVARISRSVAVPVTADMETGYGTSLAELEDTIRCLLDTGAVGLNIEDSLEEGGSLRPVDEQAERIATVRETAAAQGLDLLINARVDAFLSDGFGRAEEQIEETVTRAEVYGKAGADCIYPIGPSDAETLTALRSRITLPLNALATPDAVPLGRMAAIGINRVSFGPFIFRSCLRKFVDIAEALSQSAGYECFGRELMTGSEASLYLTSESEQDPR, encoded by the coding sequence ATGACGACCACCGAGCAGCGCGGTAAGGCGCGTGCCCTGCGAGAGCTCCATTCGGACCAAGAAGTTCTTGTGCTACCGAACGTCTGGGATCCGATTGGGGCGCGCATTCTGGCAGCTAAGGGTTACCCGGCTGTTGCGACCGCCAGCGCGGCGGTTTCCTCCGCGCTCGGATTCGAAGACGGAGAGAAGATCAGGCGGCAGACGATGCTGGAGATCGTCGCCCGGATCAGCCGCTCCGTAGCCGTTCCGGTGACGGCCGACATGGAAACTGGGTACGGGACTTCCCTCGCTGAGTTGGAGGACACCATACGGTGCCTGCTCGACACGGGGGCCGTTGGGCTCAACATCGAGGACAGCCTCGAAGAGGGCGGGTCCCTCCGACCCGTGGATGAACAGGCCGAAAGGATTGCGACGGTACGGGAGACCGCAGCCGCGCAGGGGCTCGACCTCTTGATCAATGCTCGAGTGGACGCCTTTTTGTCAGACGGATTCGGCCGAGCAGAGGAGCAAATCGAAGAGACCGTGACGCGCGCCGAGGTCTATGGCAAGGCCGGCGCCGACTGCATCTACCCGATCGGTCCTAGCGATGCCGAGACTCTCACCGCGCTCCGGTCACGGATCACCCTGCCGTTGAACGCCCTCGCGACCCCGGATGCGGTTCCGTTGGGAAGGATGGCGGCGATCGGGATTAACCGCGTCAGTTTTGGACCGTTTATCTTCCGGTCGTGTCTCCGAAAGTTCGTAGACATAGCCGAAGCGCTTTCACAGTCCGCCGGCTACGAGTGTTTCGGCCGCGAGCTAATGACGGGTTCGGAAGCCTCATTGTACTTGACGTCTGAGAGCGAGCAAGATCCTCGTTAG
- a CDS encoding Gfo/Idh/MocA family oxidoreductase translates to MSKKYRVAVIGRTNRGNYGHGLDTVWLDMDRAELVAVADEDEKGLKEATARLGVKAGYSDYREMLRQERPQIVSVAPRWLDCHHDMVLACAEYGASIFLEKPMCRTLAEADAMVEACERSHVKLAIAHQTRYSPKIQVIKDLIAEGRLGRVLEFCGRGKEDRRGGGEDLWVLGTHIFDLMRIFGGNALWCYARVTQDGRPVTRADVVDGAEGIGALAGDRVEAMYGMENGAGAYFSSHRNAAGRPTRFGLTIRGSKGLLEMYTGSVPDVHLLEDSAWSPGRTGSKWMSVSTAGVGKPEPLEKGRAHQGNIWTCEDLIRAIEEDRDPIGSVYEARGATEMIVAAFESHRQGGPVKLPLENRENPLLSL, encoded by the coding sequence ATGAGCAAGAAATACCGGGTCGCCGTTATCGGCCGAACCAACCGAGGCAACTATGGGCACGGCCTGGACACGGTCTGGCTGGACATGGACCGGGCGGAGCTGGTCGCCGTCGCCGATGAGGACGAAAAAGGTCTCAAGGAGGCGACTGCCCGGCTTGGCGTCAAGGCCGGCTACTCAGACTACCGGGAGATGTTGCGGCAGGAACGTCCTCAGATCGTGAGCGTGGCGCCCCGGTGGCTGGACTGCCACCACGACATGGTGTTGGCCTGCGCCGAGTACGGAGCCAGCATCTTCCTGGAAAAACCCATGTGCCGGACCCTTGCCGAGGCGGACGCCATGGTGGAGGCCTGCGAACGTTCCCACGTCAAGCTGGCCATCGCTCACCAGACCCGCTACAGCCCCAAGATCCAGGTGATCAAGGACCTGATCGCCGAGGGACGCCTGGGCCGGGTTTTGGAATTCTGCGGCCGCGGCAAGGAGGACCGCCGAGGGGGCGGCGAGGATCTGTGGGTCCTGGGGACGCACATCTTCGACCTGATGCGCATTTTCGGGGGAAACGCCCTCTGGTGCTACGCCCGGGTGACCCAGGACGGACGCCCCGTGACCCGCGCCGACGTGGTCGACGGCGCCGAAGGCATCGGCGCATTGGCCGGAGACCGGGTGGAAGCCATGTACGGCATGGAGAACGGCGCGGGCGCCTATTTTTCGAGCCACCGGAACGCGGCCGGGAGACCGACCCGCTTCGGGCTCACGATCCGAGGGTCCAAGGGGCTGCTCGAGATGTACACCGGTTCGGTTCCGGACGTGCACCTGCTGGAAGACTCCGCGTGGTCGCCGGGCAGGACCGGCTCCAAGTGGATGAGCGTGAGCACCGCTGGAGTCGGAAAGCCGGAACCGCTGGAAAAGGGGCGTGCCCACCAGGGGAACATCTGGACCTGTGAAGATCTGATCCGGGCGATCGAGGAAGATCGAGATCCGATCGGCAGCGTCTATGAGGCTCGCGGAGCCACCGAGATGATCGTGGCCGCCTTCGAGTCCCATCGCCAGGGAGGCCCCGTCAAACTGCCCCTGGAGAACCGGGAGAATCCCCTGCTTTCCCTATGA
- the pyrF gene encoding orotidine-5'-phosphate decarboxylase gives MSPGASERRLIFALDVASRTEAETLVAELRPSVGFFKVGLELFVSEGPDLVRWLVREGLDVFLDLKLYDIPATMRRSVAAASRLGARFITIHDAGAGAAAAREGTGDSRLQVLCVTLLTSVDARDLRDSAGPGSAGRFRDLDEYVGWRARTAVSNGCDGLICSGQNARRLRRELGPDPILVCPGIRLGGDRLDDQKRVVTPYRAVRDGADYLVVGRPIRDAADPTAQARKILSEIDRGLRDRESAPGPGG, from the coding sequence ATGAGCCCCGGCGCGTCGGAGAGGCGGCTCATTTTCGCCCTGGATGTGGCCAGCCGGACCGAGGCGGAGACCCTGGTCGCCGAGCTGCGGCCTTCCGTGGGCTTCTTCAAGGTGGGCCTCGAACTCTTCGTTTCCGAAGGGCCCGACCTGGTGCGGTGGCTGGTCCGGGAAGGACTGGACGTTTTCCTGGACCTCAAGCTGTACGACATCCCGGCGACCATGCGCCGCTCTGTCGCCGCGGCCTCGCGGCTGGGCGCCCGCTTCATCACCATTCACGACGCGGGAGCCGGAGCGGCGGCCGCCCGGGAGGGAACCGGCGATTCCCGCTTGCAGGTACTCTGCGTCACCCTGCTCACGAGTGTGGATGCCCGGGACTTGCGAGACAGCGCTGGGCCGGGTTCGGCAGGACGGTTCCGGGATTTGGACGAATACGTCGGCTGGAGGGCCCGGACCGCGGTCTCCAACGGCTGCGACGGATTGATCTGCTCCGGACAGAATGCGCGTCGGCTGCGCCGTGAACTGGGTCCGGATCCGATCCTGGTCTGCCCCGGCATCCGGCTCGGCGGGGACCGGCTCGACGACCAGAAACGGGTGGTCACACCCTATCGCGCGGTCCGGGACGGCGCCGATTACTTGGTGGTGGGACGGCCCATCCGCGACGCCGCCGACCCTACGGCGCAAGCCCGGAAGATCCTGTCCGAGATCGACCGCGGCCTCCGGGACCGGGAATCCGCGCCAGGGCCGGGCGGCTAG
- a CDS encoding Fic family protein encodes MDWEQFEFEYRFKTDNLLRLLVTIEAYREATLNLVLPPDWREQLDRLNRVRAIHGTTALEGNPLSEQQVAESLHGGGGNNHQTREQIQIKNAGRAQDWIRSRFAKDREPLRLRDILEMHRLMTEKSDETNNAPGKFRTVRVVVGTPALGGVHRAAPPADVPRLMDDFVAFINSGRLRHEHPVIRALLAHFFLVTIHPFGDGNGRVSRLVEAAILYQGGYNVLGFYGLSSYFYRNRDEYIRSLQECRRTQPFDVTSFVSFGLVGFAAELGGINNFIKTKLNRMVYRSTMQKATNQKVGKRRRVLNDREYDLLDFLLRETEPEDPFAEKPSIQIPFSELLESPYVRAAYRNVTRRTFWRELERLWDMGFIVLRRPEGSDGTTIEIDFDAIGRY; translated from the coding sequence ATGGATTGGGAGCAATTCGAGTTTGAATACCGTTTCAAGACCGACAACCTTCTGAGGCTTTTGGTCACCATCGAAGCATACCGGGAGGCAACGCTCAACCTCGTGCTCCCCCCGGACTGGCGCGAGCAGTTGGACCGGTTGAACCGGGTGCGTGCGATCCATGGGACAACGGCTCTCGAAGGGAATCCGCTCTCCGAACAACAAGTGGCTGAATCTTTGCACGGCGGGGGCGGCAACAACCACCAAACGAGAGAACAAATTCAGATCAAGAATGCCGGACGAGCGCAGGACTGGATCAGATCCAGATTCGCGAAGGACCGAGAGCCGCTCCGGCTTCGGGACATCTTGGAGATGCACCGACTGATGACCGAAAAGTCGGACGAGACCAACAACGCTCCGGGAAAGTTTCGGACCGTTCGTGTGGTCGTGGGGACACCGGCTCTGGGGGGTGTCCATCGTGCGGCACCGCCCGCTGACGTCCCCCGCTTGATGGACGATTTCGTTGCGTTCATCAACTCCGGCAGATTGCGCCACGAACACCCGGTGATCCGAGCCTTGCTCGCCCACTTCTTCCTGGTCACCATTCATCCATTCGGAGATGGCAACGGCCGGGTTTCGCGGCTGGTCGAGGCCGCCATCCTGTACCAGGGAGGATACAACGTACTGGGGTTCTACGGGCTGTCCAGTTACTTCTATCGCAACCGCGACGAATATATCCGCAGCCTTCAGGAATGCCGGAGAACTCAGCCTTTCGACGTTACATCATTCGTGAGTTTCGGCCTTGTAGGCTTTGCCGCCGAGCTCGGGGGAATCAACAACTTCATCAAGACCAAGCTCAATCGGATGGTGTATCGCTCCACGATGCAGAAAGCCACAAACCAGAAAGTGGGAAAACGCCGGCGGGTTCTCAATGACCGGGAGTACGATCTTCTCGATTTCCTCCTCCGAGAGACCGAGCCGGAAGATCCCTTTGCGGAGAAGCCCTCCATACAGATCCCATTTTCTGAACTTCTGGAATCCCCTTACGTCCGGGCTGCCTACCGCAACGTGACGCGGCGCACCTTCTGGCGTGAACTGGAGCGACTTTGGGATATGGGTTTCATCGTCCTCCGGCGCCCTGAGGGATCCGACGGAACGACCATCGAAATTGACTTCGACGCCATCGGCAGATACTGA
- a CDS encoding NYN domain-containing protein: MKHVFIYWDNSNIFHEAQRFAEERNEGPGARFRVRIHFDNIFRLAHAERPVQRAVAAGSIPPEMRQLWNRMESNGVEVKLFDRGDPARSEQEVPDRLLQLRMLEDALDYNGDPGIVVLLTGDGAGYREGAGFHSALERMHKRGWRVEILSWGHSCNQRMRRWAEEKGVFVALDDFYQSITFMEPSRPGFEFAFGREPAELDLSRRPLAQRG; the protein is encoded by the coding sequence ATGAAACACGTTTTCATATATTGGGACAATTCGAACATCTTTCACGAAGCGCAACGCTTTGCCGAGGAGCGCAATGAAGGGCCCGGCGCTCGCTTTCGCGTGCGCATCCATTTCGACAACATCTTCCGTCTGGCGCATGCCGAGCGACCCGTGCAGAGGGCGGTTGCGGCAGGTTCCATACCACCGGAAATGCGGCAGTTGTGGAACCGGATGGAGAGCAACGGCGTAGAGGTGAAACTCTTCGACCGCGGCGACCCGGCGCGAAGTGAACAAGAGGTGCCCGATCGGTTGCTCCAGTTGAGAATGCTGGAGGATGCGCTCGACTACAACGGCGACCCGGGCATCGTGGTGCTCCTGACCGGAGACGGCGCCGGTTATCGTGAAGGCGCGGGTTTCCACAGCGCGCTGGAGCGCATGCACAAGCGCGGCTGGCGGGTGGAGATCCTGTCATGGGGGCATTCCTGCAACCAGCGGATGCGGCGATGGGCGGAAGAGAAGGGTGTTTTCGTTGCGTTGGATGATTTCTACCAGTCGATCACCTTCATGGAGCCGTCCAGACCGGGGTTCGAATTTGCGTTCGGGCGCGAGCCAGCCGAGCTGGACCTGTCGCGCCGGCCATTGGCTCAGCGGGGTTAG